One Eremothecium cymbalariae DBVPG#7215 chromosome 2, complete sequence DNA window includes the following coding sequences:
- the CBP3 gene encoding Cbp3p (similar to Ashbya gossypii AFL111W), which produces MLRRILHYNRLRADNSRVIMPHFSRRWYASDPIKNTKELESPERLIKRSSMAAEPLDFSNNAPVNRVKKRPLLSDSKYESKEYQLPKWKEAFAELVLRVFRLDMDKIRAGPVSGSYYYALCKEQGLQFENEPLSKTARFFYEDLKLPRTFSQWFQIAILHEWLLFVRMRGMPFKYGKNYQQKLVDRTFSDIELRLVEEMNVNSGRIRDQYLKDFHSQLRGAVLSYDEGFFTDDATLAAALWRNLFGGRKNVDIIHLEAMVRYVRSQLYVLSKMSDRDFALGNFKFVPPDEAVELLTPTQEGEIRKKVIEKYELIDKDPNTLPSQRSKLSYKN; this is translated from the coding sequence ATGTTGAGAAGGATATTGCATTATAACCGCCTGCGTGCGGATAATTCCCGTGTAATAATGCCACATTTTTCAAGACGGTGGTATGCTTCTGATCCAATAAAGAATACTAAGGAGCTGGAATCACCGGAGCGTTTGATTAAGAGATCTAGCATGGCTGCTGAGCCGTTAGATTTTTCTAATAACGCGCCTGTGAATCGTGTGAAGAAAAGACCGCTGCTGTCAGATTCCAAGTATGAATCCAAGGAATATCAGCTGCCCAAGTGGAAAGAAGCGTTTGCTGAATTAGTGTTGCGTGTATTTAGGTTGGATATGGATAAAATTAGGGCAGGTCCAGTTTCAGGTTCTTACTACTATGCTTTATGTAAGGAGCAGGGGTTGCAGTTTGAGAATGAGCCTTTGTCTAAAACAGCGCGATTCTTCtatgaagatttgaagtTACCACGTACCTTTTCTCAATGGTTCCAGATTGCGATATTGCATGAATGGCTGCTTTTTGTACGGATGAGAGGGATGCCCTTCAAATATGGGAAAAATTATCAGCAAAAATTGGTGGATAGAACATTTTCCGACATTGAACTGAGGTTAGTTGAAGAAATGAATGTAAATTCTGGAAGAATTAGGGACCAATACTTGAAGGATTTCCATTCCCAATTGCGTGGTGCCGTTTTATCCTATGATGAAGGGTTCTTCACGGATGATGCTACCTTGGCCGCTGCTTTATGGAGAAATTTATTTGGTGGTAGGAAAAACGTGGATATAATCCACTTGGAAGCTATGGTAAGATATGTACGTTCACAGTTGTATGTTTTAAGCAAAATGTCAGATCGTGATTTTGCTTTGGgcaatttcaaatttgttCCACCTGATGAGGCTGTCGAATTGCTGACTCCAACTCAGGAAGGTGAGATTAGAAAAAAGGTCATTGAGAAGTATGAGCTAATTGACAAGGATCCAAATACGTTACCAAGTCAAAGGAGTAAATTATCTTATAAAAACTGA